Genomic DNA from Corynebacterium kroppenstedtii:
AAGTTCAAACCGCTTGCCTTGGCGGACGTCGCGAACCCCATTCACCCCGATTCGCCCCAACGCGCGCAGAACCGCTTGCCCCTGCGGATCCAAAATCTCAGTCTTCGGCATGACATTGACAACAACTCGAGCCACAGTGGCGCTCCCTATCCGGTCAGTTGACTACACCACCAACAACATTACCGAATAGTTGGAGAACTCAACCAATTGAAAAGCCAGCTAGAGAGGGAGGTTATCCTCAATCAGATCCAGTAGGTCATCATCTTCTGGGTCTACATCGCTGCGGAACCGGCCCAAGACCTCCCCCGAATCCGACAGAACAAATTTTTCAAAGTTCCACTTTACGTCGCCTGCTTCGCCATCTTTATCAGCGGTTTTCTTCAGCTCTGTGTATAACGGGTGCTCATTGTCACCATTCACGTCCGTCTTGCTCAGTAACGGGAATGTCACACCAAATTTCGACGACGCGAACTCCTTGATCTCCTCATTCGAGCCGGGCTCTTGCTCACCAAACTGGTTGCACGGAACGCCGATGACGAAAAAGCCCCGTGCCGCGTATTCCTCGAAAATGTGCTCCAGGGCCTCATACTGTGGAGTGAAACCACATTCGCTAGCAACGTTCACAATTAAAAGAACATGGCCCTCCCACGAGCGCATCGTTGTTTCTTTACCGTCGATCGTCGTTACTGGGATGTCATAAATACTCATACCCCCAGAGTACGCGCGACTGGGGGCAAAATACGTGCATTACGCTTAAGTATTTGTGTGTATCTAAGCGGATTTAGCCGCGGGCACCTCAGAATATTTAGGCGCGCTGATAGTCGTCAACATTCACCTGAGGCGTGGGCTGGAGTTTGTCGGCGGGGTTCTTCACGGAAGGATTACGCAGGTTGACGTCCGACTCCATATCCTCCGGAGTCTCCACGTACGGAATCTCCCCGGACAACACGGCATTGACACGGTTTCTATCAACCGTATGGGTCCAGACGCCCACGACCAGCGTTGCCACAGAATTGCCGGCGAAGTTGGTCAAAGCCCTCGCCTCGGACATAAAGCGGTCAATACCAGCGATGATTCCAACCCCATCCAACAGCTCAGCCCGGTGTGCCTGCAGTCCACCAGCCAATGTTGCTAATCCAGCACCCGAAACGCCGGCAGCACCCTTCGAGGCAATCATCATGAAAACCAAAAGCCCAATTTGCTCACCCAAGTTAAGGGGTTTGTGCATAGCGTCGGAAATAAAAATCGACGCCATCGTGAGGTAAATTGCCGTGCCGTCCAAATTAAACGAATATTCGGTCGGAACAACGATGCCCACGGTTGATTTATCGACACCTACGTGCTCCATCTTGCGAATCAACGTGGGCAGCGCAGACTCTGACGACGACGTCGCAAAAACGAGGAGGTACTCGCGGGCTAAATATTTCACTAACTTGAAGATATTGAAACGGGTGAAGGTATAGAGAACCAGACCCAAAACGCCGAAAATGAAAATGACGCAGGTCACATAGAAGCACAGCATCAACAAAACAAGTTGCTTCACTGCATCGAAACCGGTGGACCCCACAACCCAGGAAATAGCGCCGAATGCACCGACAGGGGCTGTCCACAGGACCATCATCAAAACTTTAAAAACAAGCTTTTGAATCTGAGCAATGGCCGATAATAAAGGCTCCCCAGCTCTTCCCATCGACTGGATAGCAAAGCCGCACAGGAGGGCAATGAACAAGGCCTGAAGAACAGAACCACTGGTCAGTGAAGAGAATAACGTGTCCGGAATAACGGACATAACGAACCCACTCAGTCCATGAGCAGATTCTTTATTGTTATCGACGAACGACATCCCCGACCCAGCCTCTGGCATAGCCAAGCTCGATCCCGGTTTAACAATATTGCCGACGATGAGCCCTATGGCCAGGGCAAACGTTGACATGACGATGAAATATACCAACGAAATGGCGCCGGCTCGCCCCACCGAGGCTGCTGCTCGGACAGAACCGATCCCCAGCACAATTGTGCAGAAGATAACGGGCGCGATCATCATCTTGATCAACGCAACGAAGAGTTTTCCTAATAACTCGAATTTAACCGCCACGTCTGGAGCAACGAGGCCCAGAATGACGCCCGCAAGAACGGCAACAATGACAGAGATATAAAGCCAGTGGGACTTATCTTTTTTCTCTTTTTTGGGTTCGACGATCCGAACTGGAGAGGAGCTCATGAGCTGAGATGGTACAGCGGGGCTACCCTGTGTGGGTAATCATTATCGAAAAGATTACCCCCGAACCAGAACACCCGGCTGCCACTAAGTGAGGGATTGATACTCCTCGTCCGAGACGGGCTCCAACCACTCATTGCTGGTCTCCTCCCCAGGTATCGAGATAGCGATATGGGAAAACCAGCTATCCGCCTTAGCGCCATGCCAATGCTTCACATTCGGCGGAATCACCACCGTGGAACCCTCCGTCATACTAACGGCAGCCTTGCCCTCTTCCTGGTACCAGCCTTCTCCCGCGGTGCACATCAAGATCTGGCCACCACCGCTACGAGCGTGGTGGATATGCCAGTTATTCCTGCACCCCGGTTCAAAGGTTACATTGGCAATTCCCACGTGCGCCTCATCAAGCTGGGCAATAGGTTGCAAAAATGACTTCCCCACAAAATATTCGGCAAAAGTATCGTTGGATTCGCCCGTGCCGAACTTATTGACTTTGTCGAATTCAACTTTATCGGTGATTTTCATGGTTAAGACTCCTTGTCATCGTTTTCTGCATCATCGTTTTTCGTCTGGCTATTAATCGCGGCTAAGGCATTAAGGCTCCGCGGGAAACCAATCCAAGGCACGCAGACCGCCAAGGCACCCAAGAGAATTGCGCGATCATTCCCCACTGCGAGGTTCCCCGAAACGTGAGCCCGGGCTTGAGGGTCACATCCACCTAAGGAAATGATGGCCACCCACGTCAATAATTCCCGGTCAGCAAGGCTTAGCGATTTCCGGGTGTAGGTGTCACCAAAACAATAGGCCGACAAAGCGTCTTGAATGAAACGCTCATCCTCAGGTGCATTGTCACGCATAGCGTCAATTCCGTCGCCAAACATTGCTTTTTGCGCGGCAATTCCCTTGTTCAAACGGTCGCCCTCGTTCACCGTCGATTGGATACCGACGGGAGCGTCGACGAGTTTGTCTAGCTCCCGTAGTCCGTGGCGGGCGCGACTGATCCCTACATAGGGCGCTATTTGGTGGAAAACCTCCTGCAGCTCTTCGGCATAGACACCTAAGCGAAGACCTGCTCCCAATAATGCGGATAGTTCGTCGCCGCCACCCGTGGCCACGCATGCCACACTGACCAAGACTTTTCGATGGTCATCGAGCCCACTGG
This window encodes:
- a CDS encoding glutathione peroxidase, with amino-acid sequence MSIYDIPVTTIDGKETTMRSWEGHVLLIVNVASECGFTPQYEALEHIFEEYAARGFFVIGVPCNQFGEQEPGSNEEIKEFASSKFGVTFPLLSKTDVNGDNEHPLYTELKKTADKDGEAGDVKWNFEKFVLSDSGEVLGRFRSDVDPEDDDLLDLIEDNLPL
- a CDS encoding cation:dicarboxylate symporter family transporter, giving the protein MSSSPVRIVEPKKEKKDKSHWLYISVIVAVLAGVILGLVAPDVAVKFELLGKLFVALIKMMIAPVIFCTIVLGIGSVRAAASVGRAGAISLVYFIVMSTFALAIGLIVGNIVKPGSSLAMPEAGSGMSFVDNNKESAHGLSGFVMSVIPDTLFSSLTSGSVLQALFIALLCGFAIQSMGRAGEPLLSAIAQIQKLVFKVLMMVLWTAPVGAFGAISWVVGSTGFDAVKQLVLLMLCFYVTCVIFIFGVLGLVLYTFTRFNIFKLVKYLAREYLLVFATSSSESALPTLIRKMEHVGVDKSTVGIVVPTEYSFNLDGTAIYLTMASIFISDAMHKPLNLGEQIGLLVFMMIASKGAAGVSGAGLATLAGGLQAHRAELLDGVGIIAGIDRFMSEARALTNFAGNSVATLVVGVWTHTVDRNRVNAVLSGEIPYVETPEDMESDVNLRNPSVKNPADKLQPTPQVNVDDYQRA
- a CDS encoding cupin domain-containing protein translates to MKITDKVEFDKVNKFGTGESNDTFAEYFVGKSFLQPIAQLDEAHVGIANVTFEPGCRNNWHIHHARSGGGQILMCTAGEGWYQEEGKAAVSMTEGSTVVIPPNVKHWHGAKADSWFSHIAISIPGEETSNEWLEPVSDEEYQSLT
- a CDS encoding carboxymuconolactone decarboxylase family protein; the encoded protein is MSASQPNTSSQSDRRRTDRSIPDVFREAFDHDYSPLESSARVGDEFSQITDRFAFGDMWEASGLDDHRKVLVSVACVATGGGDELSALLGAGLRLGVYAEELQEVFHQIAPYVGISRARHGLRELDKLVDAPVGIQSTVNEGDRLNKGIAAQKAMFGDGIDAMRDNAPEDERFIQDALSAYCFGDTYTRKSLSLADRELLTWVAIISLGGCDPQARAHVSGNLAVGNDRAILLGALAVCVPWIGFPRSLNALAAINSQTKNDDAENDDKES